The sequence CTCGTGGCCCGGCCGGCGCTCGCGCTCGCTCGCGCCTGCTCCCGCCTCGACGGCGTCGTCCACGCGGCCGTGCGCGCCGTGGGACGCGGCGGGCTGGCCGTCGCCTATTGGACGAAGCTCGCGGACGAGCGGGGCATAGACGGCCTCATAGGGGCGCTGGTGCGGGGCACCCGCAACCTCGGCGCCCACGCCCGCGGGCTGCAGAGCGGCCTCGTCCACAGGGAGCTGCTGCTCGCCGCCGCCGGCGGCGCCCTGGCCTTCGTGGTGCTGGTAATCGGTTTGTAGAGGAGCAAGATCGCATGTTTCCCGTAGTCTCGCTAACCGTCTTTCTCCCGCTCGGGGGCGCCGCGCTCCTCGTCGCCCTGCGCGGCGCCACCCCCAGGGTCGCGCACGCGGTAGGGATAGCCGCGTCGGGGCTCGCCCTGATCGGGGCGGCGTGGATGTGGGGGCGGGGGGTCCCTTCGGGGGGCGGGGGTTTCTCGCAGGTCGAGGAGGTCGGGTGGATCCCCTCCATCGGCGCCGCCTACCGCGTCGGCGTGGACGGCATAAGCCTGCCGCTCGTCCTGATGACCGCGATCCTCTTCTTCGTCTCCCTAGTCTTCTCGGTGCGCGTCGCGGAGCGGGCGCGCTCCTACGTGGCGCTCTTTCTCTTGCTGGAGACCGCCTCCATCGGCACCTTCGTGGCGCTCGACGCGATCCTGTTCTACGTCTTCTTCGAGGTCACACTCGTCGGGATGTACTTCGTCATCGCCGGCTGGGGCTACGAAGAGCGCCAGAGGGCGGCGCTCACGTTCTTCCTGTACACGCTGCTGGGGAGCCTGCCGCTCCTGCTCGCGATCCTGGCGCTCTACCTGGGGTCGGACCCGCGCACCTTCGACATGCGCGCCTACATAGACTCCCCGCCGCTGTCGGGTCTTGCGGCGATGCTCGCTCTCGTCGCGATGCTCGTCACCTTCTCCGTCAAGATGCCCGTCTTCCCGGTGCACACCTGGCTGCCGCTCGCGCACACCGAGGCGCCCACGGCGGGCAGCGTGATCCTGGCCGGAGTCCTCCTAAAACTCGGCACCTACGGCCTGGTGCGCTTCGCCCTCCAGATGACCCCGGACGCCTTCCGCGCCGCCGCCCCCTACGTGGCGGCCCTCGCCGTCTTCTCGGCGCTCTACGGGGCGTTCGTCGCCCTGGCGCAGACCGACCTCAAGCGCCTCGTGGCCTACACGAGCGTGAACCACATGGGCTACGTCGCGCTCGGCGTGGCCGTCGCCGCGGCGTCGACGGACCCGGGGGTGCGGGCGCTGGCCCTGGACGGGGCGGTGCTGCAGATGGTCAGCCACGGGTTCGTGACCGGCGCCCTGTTCCTGCTGGTCGGGATGCTCCAGGAGCGGGCGCACACCCGCGAGGTGGGCCGGTTCGGCGGGCTTCTGCGGGTGGTGCCGGGCCTGGGGTGGGCGTTCGTCCTGGCGGCCTTCGCCTCGCTCGGGCTGCCGGGCCTCGCGCACTTCCCGGCGGAGTTCCAGATCTTCCTCGGCACCTTCTACGTCTACCCCGCGGCCGTGGTCGTCATCCTCGGCATAGCGATCACCGCGGGCCTGTACCTGCGGGCCATCCAACTCTCCTTCCTCGGCGAGCCGTCGGAGGCCTGGGGCGGGATGAAGGACCTCGGGGCCAGGGAGTGGTTGGCGGCCGCCCCCCTCCTCTTCCTGACCGTGCTGATAGGGGTCGCGCCCTTCGTGGTCCTCGAAGTCGTGCACGCGACCACGAGGGCGTTGCTGCCGTGATCTCCCTAGGTCTCGCCCTGCTGCAGGGCATGGGAGACGGGATGCAGGGGATGGGGGGCGGCGGTGGCGCGGAGGAGATGCGGACGGGCCGCGACCTCGCGCTCCTGGCGCCGGAGATCGCCGTGCTCCTCACCGCCGTCGGCGCCCTCGTCTTCGAGATGCTGCGCCTGCCGAAGGTGCCACTGCCCTTCACCGTGATCGGGCTCCTCGTGGCCACCGGCCTCACCGTCCCGCTGCTGGGCACGGAGACCACGGCGTTCATGGACACCTTCCGCGTGGACCCCTTGAGCATCTGGGCAAAGCTAACCCTCCTGCCGGCCACGGCTCTCTGCGCGGTTCTCGCGTACCCGGAGATAAAGGGCACCGACCGCGAGGGCACGGTCTACGCCCTGCTCTCCTTCACGGCCATAGGCGCGCTCGCGCTCGCCGGGGCGGGGGACGCGATGTTCCTCGTCCTCGGCGTGCTGCTCTCCAGTTTGGGCTCCTTCGCCCTCGTCGCCTACCCCAGGGACGACCGGGCCACCGAGGCGGCGATGAAGTACCTGGTCTTCGGGTCGGTCACGGGCGCGGTCATGATCTTCGGCCTCACCTACTGGTACGGGGCGACGGGCTCGACCTTGATCTCGGAGCTGGGCCGGCTCGAGGGCAACGCCCTCCCGGCGGCGGCCGGCCTGGTGGCCCTGCTCGTCGGCCTCGGCTACAAGGCCGCGGTGGCGCCGTTCCACTTCTGGGCGCCCGACGCCTACGACGGCGCGCCCGTCTCGGTGGCGGCGTTCCTTTCCGTCGTGCCGAAGGTCGGCGCGATCTTCGCGCTCGCGCAGGTCGCGCGCGACCTGCCCACCGGCGGAGCTTTCGGCTGGCCCCTGGTCATCGCCGCCCTGGCCGTGGTCTCGATGACCTACGGGAACCTCGCGGCGCTCGTGCAGGAGAACGTGGTCAGGCTGCTCGCCTACTCATCCATCGCGCAGTCCGGCTACTTCCTGCTCGGCATCGTCGCGGTGGGCGAAAGCGAGCTCGCGGTACCCTCGCTCGCCGTCTTCGCCGCCGCCTACGCCGCCATGAACCTCGGGGCGTTCGCCGTCGTCGCCCGCGCGGGGCGGGACCTCAGGGACTTCGCGGGCCTCGGCCGGGCCGCGCCGGCGGCCGGTGCGGCGATGGTGGTCTTCCTCATCTCGCTCGTCGGCGTGCCCCCGCTCGGTGGGTTCGTGGGCAAGTTCTTGCTCTTCGGGGCCGCCATGAACGCCGACTTCGCGTGGCTCGCCGTGGTGGCGATCCTCAACAGCGTCCTCTCCCTCGGGGTCTACCTCAGGATCGTCGTCCCCATGTACGGGCCGCCCAAGGGGGCGCGGTCCGCGGGGAGACCCTCGCGGGGACCGGCGCGGTCGGTCGCGGCGGTCTGGGCGGTGGCCTTGGGGGCAACCGTCGGCCTGGGGCTTGCGGCGCAGTTGCTTCTGGGTCGAATCTCGTGAGGGCCAAGGGCAGCGGAGCCTATAGAATACGGACAAAAGGATGAACGGGGAGCCCTCGTGCGGGGCCGGATGGGGCCGCACCCTGGACGACGACAGGAGACGATGAGAAGGCTGCCGCTACTGCTCGTGCTGCTCGCCGGCGCCCTCGCGTTCGCGCCCGTGGGCTGCGGGGGAGGCGAGGCGCGGGGGCCCGGCGGTCCGGAGGACGCCAAGAAGTTCCCCGCCGGTCCCGAGAGCGCGGGGAGGCAGATCTCGGTCTCGGGCGGTTCCTACACCCGCGTGACGGCGTCCGAGTTCGAGCCCCTGACCCGGGAAGAGGGCGTCGCGGTCGTCAACACCCACGTGCCGTTCCAGGGGAAGCTGCCCCGCACCGACCTGTCGATCCCGTACGACGAGGTAGGGCAGAGCCTGGACGAGCTTCCGGAGGATAAGGACGCCAAGATCGCGCTCTACTGCCTCGGCGGCCCGATGAGCGCCGCCGCCGCCGAGACGCTGGTGGGGCTCGGGTACACCAACGTCTGGGATCTTGGGGGCGGCATGGAGGCCTGGCAGGACGCCGGCTACCGGCTCGAAGGGCGTTGAGAAGGCGCCGTTCCCGGGACACGTCCCCCTTCCCCGAAGCCGAGAGGGGCGTAACGGAATCGGCCCGAGGCCAGGCTCCGACGACCGCCCCGTGGCCTCCATCGCGGGGGCACGGACGACCAGGGTGCGGCAAGCCGGGCAGGGGCCAAGCAACAAGGCGCGGTTGCGGCTGGCGAGGGTCGACAACAACATCCCGACCCCCCCCGACGGCCGGATCGCTTCCTCCCGGCCGCGGAGGCCCGTCGCCTACGGGCCCCGCGGCCGGGAAAACGCGGCGGGCACCGGTGGGCGAGCACCGGCGGTTCTGATAGGGAAGAGCCGCGCCACCGGTTCACGTATCGTTCACCCGTTCTTCACGGCTTCTTCACACCGCTGGTCTATCCTCTCGTGCTGGACCGTACAGAGAAATGGTGCGGTTCATACAGAAGCAAACCTCGAGAGGGAGTGTTCGTAGCGTGAATATGGACGAGATGGGGACCATGATCCCCTGGTGGTTGACGGCGGTCTCCTGGTTTTTCGTGGGCCTGGCGCTCCTGTGCGCGGCCCTAATCCTCTACGACGTCTACGGGCGCGGCTACCGGCAGCGCGTGCGCGTCATGGAGGTGGTGTGGCCTATAACCGCCCTCTACCTCGGGCCGCTCGGCCTCCTGCTCTACTACCGCTTGGGCCGCCCGCGCAGCGAGAGGTGGCAAAAAGAGCACGGCTCCGCCCCCGAGAAGAGCCTCCCCGCGGCGGCCGCCACCGGCGGGACCCCCGGCGGCGCCGCATCGGCCATAGGCCACGTCATAGGCGTGCCGCTGGTCGTCTTCTCTGGCCTGAGCATCGCCGGCGAGCCCCTCTGGATGATGATCCTGCTGATCGCCGTTATCGCCACCGTCCTCCTGTTCTTCTTCGAGTACCTCTTCTCTACCGTGCCGGCGCGCGGGCTGACCGCGAGCAAAGGAATCGGGGTGGCCCTGCTGATAGCCCTTGTGACGGTGCTGGCCTTCGACGTGGGCATGGGCGGCTGGATGCTCGTCATGCACTTCCTGCTCTTCATGCCCCCTTTAACCGACGTGACCTTTTTGTTCCTCATGCAGATAGGTCTGATTCTGGGGTTCTTAACCGGCTACCCGGCGGTGCTGTGGCTCGTCCGGCGGGGCGTCAAGGCAACCGTCTGAGCGCGCGGAGCCGGGGCCCCCGGCAGTAGCCGGCACCGCCGTCGTCATAGGCCGCCTTCGAGCCTTGCGATAACCGCCGTCCACCGGGTGCATCGTGGAGCCTCGGGTCTGCCTTACCGATCGCCCCGGTATCTCGGGCTTCCGGTCGGTCGCGGGCAGGGGGACGAGGGCGAAGTGGACGGCAAGCGCTACCCCATTGGCAGCCCCCGCCTCTTCGCCGAGAGAGGGACAGCCGGGGCGGGACGGACGGGGCGCCCGAAGCGGCCGCCGACCGCCCGCCCTCAGCCGTTTCGGGCCTCCCAGCTCTCGCCGCCGTCATCGCTGCGGTACACGAGCGCCTCCGCTCCGTCGAGCACGCCCCGTAGACGACCCGCTTGCCATCGGGGGCCACCGCCACGGTAGAGACGCCCCCGGGCAGCCCTTCGTCCGCCGGCCGCCAGCTCTCGCCGCCGTCCTCGGAGCGGTAGAAACCGGGGTGGCCGCCGGCGTACATCTTCTTCGGGTCGGTCGGGTCGATGGCCCAACCCATCGGGTCCGCACCCTCGAGGTCGGGCACCTGCTCCCACGTCTTCCCGCCGTCTTCGCTTATGGCCGCGCCCTCGTGCCCGCCGACCATCACGCGGTCGGGGTTCTTGGGGTCGAACGGAGCAGCGAATTCGCCGGCCCGTAAGCCACAAATACTTATTCGCCCTTGTAACATTGGGCCGTCGAGCGGGCCGCCGGCAGCCCTTTTTGGGGTACGGATAGTAATCGAACCGAAACGGCGGACCTTCTTTTTTCTTAGCAATCTACGCGATGCGGGGTTCGCTCCGGAGCTTCGAGCCGCCTGAGGTACTTCTTGACCGTGTTGTAGGAGAGCCCGGTCTCCCTGCTCATCCGGCCCTGAGAGAACTCCCGCTCTTTCATTCCCGCTAGGACCGGCGCCCACCGCTCGAACCCGTCCGGCCTCCCGAGCACCTTCCCGTTCTTTCTCGCGCGCTCCAGCCCCGCCTTCGTCCTGTCGGAGATCCTTATGGCCTCCTGCTGGGCGTAGTAGCTGGTCACACCGAGGACGATGTGCGCGATCAGCTCGTTGTCGGTGTCGAGGAAGGGCTCCGTGTAGGACTTGAAGGCCACCCCGCAGGCGTCCAGGCGCTCCAGGTAGGCTATGGTCTTCCTTATCCCCTCGCGGCTGAAGCGGTCCAGCGCCCAGAACAGCAGCACGTCGAACCGGTTACGGGCGGCGTCGGCGAACATCCTGTCGAAGTCCTTGCGCTCGCGCCGGCCCCTCGTGCCCGACTCCCTATCGACGTACTCGGCGACCAGCTCGCGGCCCTCCCAGCCCTCGCAGAACCCCCGGAGTTGGAGGAGCTGGTTGTCGGTCTCCTGGGAGCCGTCGTCCTTGGAGACCCTCAGGTAGATCGCCACCCTGACCGGCTTGGGGCTCACGCCCCCTTCTCCCGGAGCAGCCCTTCGACCTCCAGGAGTAGGACGGGCACCTCCGTGTTGACCGTATCCCACACCAGCTCGTCGTCGAGAAGGTCGTAGCCGTGTATCAGGCGGTTACGGAACGCGACGATCTGGCGGTGCTCGCTTATGCGGGAGGCGGTGGCGGGGTCGAGCCCGGCCACGCGCCCGATCGCTTCCCCTATGATCTCCAGGTTCCGCTCGATGGCCTGCCGAAAGAGCCGGTCGCCCCGGTAGTCCGAGAGGGTCCTGCCTTCGGCCGCCGAGATCACGAAGGCGGCGCAGTCCTGGACGTCTTCCAGGGCCCCCAGGACCCGCTCCTCAGGGCCCATACAGCGGCACCCGGCTCCCCTCGACGTTGGCCGCGAAGCGGCGGCTCTTTCGGAGGGCTCCCTCCATCACCAGGTCCACCCCGCGCCCGAAGAGCGCCTCCAGGTCCTCCTCGAGGCCGAAGTACCTGCGGAACAGGTCCGGGGGGTCGCGCCTCTCGAAGGAGACCACGAAGTCCAGGTCGCTTTCTTCCGGGTCGAACCCTCCGCCCTCGGCCTCCGCCGCGGAGCCGAACAGGTCCAGCCGCCGTACGCCGTGGCGCCTGCAAAGGTCGGCGACCTCCGCCCTCTTGTCTTCGACGACCGCGATCATGCTCCCACCCTAGCACAAAACGGACGTTTTCTGACACCGATCCTGCCGGGAAACGAAATCCCATTAAAGAGCGGGATTCGGGGTCCCCTCTCGGCGCCCCTTTTTTGACGGGGACGCCCGAGGGTCCGGCCGTTGACAGTGCCCCGGGGCGGGATTACACTGAGCGATAACTCAACGAGTACGCACTCAACGAATTCATCGGAAGGGTGGCCGTCGGGTGAGCGAAGCCGAGCGAGGGACCGATGTGCCCGGGGTGACCCGGCCGCTCACGTCGCGCCAGCGGCAGGCGGCGGCGCGGCGCGAGGAGATCTTGAAGACGGCGCTCGGGCTGTTCGCCGCGCAGGGCTTCGACGCCACCTCCACCAAGCAGATAGCCAGGGAGGTAGGTATCGCCGAAGGCCTGGTCTTCCACTACTTCCCGACCAAGGCCGGCTTGCTCGCCGCCGTCCTCGAGGCCAGGCTCGAGGGCGGAAGGGCCTTCAGAAGCGTGCTGCGCCCCCTGCTGGAGGAGGCTTCGGATCGACCCGCCGCAGAGGTGCTGGGCGCGGTAGCTTCGGGTTGGCTCGCGACGCTGCGGCGGGACGAGGAGATAGTGGTCGTCCTGTTTACGACGGCCCAGACGAACCCCGAGGTGTGGGAGGCGTGGCAGGGCCTCATCCGGGAGGGCACGGAACTGCTCACCGGCTACCTCGCCGCCCGCGTGGAGGCCGGCGAGCTCAGGGAGGATCTGCCGCTCGAGACCGCGGCGACGATGTTCGTCTCGTCGCTGATGGTCTTCTTCCTCACCCGCCGGCACCTGCCCGAGCCCCAGTGGCGCGAGCAGGGCGAGGCCCACGCCCGGGAGCTGGTCTCCGTCTGGCTCGACGGGGCGCGCGCATGAGCGCCCCCAAAAGACGGACCCCGTCCGCGAACCTGCCCCCACGCCCGTTCCCTTTTTGGCCGTTTTGTTGAGCGCCCACTCACTCAGGAGACTTGCATGAACGCGAACGACGATCGGAAGCGCGGCGTCCGGGGGCCGCGGGTGGTCGCTCTGGCCGGGGCGACCCCGGACCCCTCGAAAATCGGGGCGAAGGCGGCCAACCTGGCGCGGCTCTCCGCCGCGGGCTTTCCGGTGCCGCCCGGGCTCGTCGTGACGCCGGACGCGGAGGAGCGTTGGGAGGAAGCCCGTTTGCGGTTGACCGACCTCGCGGCCGGGCTGGGCGCGGGGCGTTTCGCGGTCCGTTCCTCCGGCACGGCCGAGGACCTGGAAGGCGCCTCCTTCGCCGGCCAGTACGAGACGCTCCTTAGCGTCCCCCTGGATGAGCTCCCCGAGGCGGTGAGGAAGGTCTTCGGGTCGGCCGACGCCCCGAGGGTGGCCGCCTACAGGGAGGTCCGCGGCGGGGCTTCGGCCGGGGTCGGGCGCCCGCGCATGGCGGTCCTCGTTCAGGTCATGGTCGATGCCGACTCCGCCGGCGTGGCCTTCACGGCGGACCCCGTGACCGGCGAGCGCGCCGAGGTCGTGGTCACGGCCGTGCGGGGCCTGGGCGAGGGGCTCGTCTCTGGCGAGGCGGCGGGCGACGAGTGGGCGGTCCGCGACGGGGAAGCGGTCCGCCGCCGGTCCTCAGAGGACGCCATCTCCGCCGAGCAAGCGACCAGGGTCGCGGGGCTCGCGCGGCGCGTGGA comes from Rubrobacter tropicus and encodes:
- a CDS encoding HepT-like ribonuclease domain-containing protein; its protein translation is MGPEERVLGALEDVQDCAAFVISAAEGRTLSDYRGDRLFRQAIERNLEIIGEAIGRVAGLDPATASRISEHRQIVAFRNRLIHGYDLLDDELVWDTVNTEVPVLLLEVEGLLREKGA
- a CDS encoding recombinase family protein, with product MSPKPVRVAIYLRVSKDDGSQETDNQLLQLRGFCEGWEGRELVAEYVDRESGTRGRRERKDFDRMFADAARNRFDVLLFWALDRFSREGIRKTIAYLERLDACGVAFKSYTEPFLDTDNELIAHIVLGVTSYYAQQEAIRISDRTKAGLERARKNGKVLGRPDGFERWAPVLAGMKEREFSQGRMSRETGLSYNTVKKYLRRLEAPERTPHRVDC
- a CDS encoding DUF4396 domain-containing protein, with protein sequence MDEMGTMIPWWLTAVSWFFVGLALLCAALILYDVYGRGYRQRVRVMEVVWPITALYLGPLGLLLYYRLGRPRSERWQKEHGSAPEKSLPAAAATGGTPGGAASAIGHVIGVPLVVFSGLSIAGEPLWMMILLIAVIATVLLFFFEYLFSTVPARGLTASKGIGVALLIALVTVLAFDVGMGGWMLVMHFLLFMPPLTDVTFLFLMQIGLILGFLTGYPAVLWLVRRGVKATV
- a CDS encoding nucleotidyltransferase family protein, which encodes MIAVVEDKRAEVADLCRRHGVRRLDLFGSAAEAEGGGFDPEESDLDFVVSFERRDPPDLFRRYFGLEEDLEALFGRGVDLVMEGALRKSRRFAANVEGSRVPLYGP
- a CDS encoding TetR/AcrR family transcriptional regulator — protein: MSEAERGTDVPGVTRPLTSRQRQAAARREEILKTALGLFAAQGFDATSTKQIAREVGIAEGLVFHYFPTKAGLLAAVLEARLEGGRAFRSVLRPLLEEASDRPAAEVLGAVASGWLATLRRDEEIVVVLFTTAQTNPEVWEAWQGLIREGTELLTGYLAARVEAGELREDLPLETAATMFVSSLMVFFLTRRHLPEPQWREQGEAHARELVSVWLDGARA
- a CDS encoding rhodanese-like domain-containing protein, encoding MRRLPLLLVLLAGALAFAPVGCGGGEARGPGGPEDAKKFPAGPESAGRQISVSGGSYTRVTASEFEPLTREEGVAVVNTHVPFQGKLPRTDLSIPYDEVGQSLDELPEDKDAKIALYCLGGPMSAAAAETLVGLGYTNVWDLGGGMEAWQDAGYRLEGR
- a CDS encoding complex I subunit 4 family protein, whose protein sequence is MFPVVSLTVFLPLGGAALLVALRGATPRVAHAVGIAASGLALIGAAWMWGRGVPSGGGGFSQVEEVGWIPSIGAAYRVGVDGISLPLVLMTAILFFVSLVFSVRVAERARSYVALFLLLETASIGTFVALDAILFYVFFEVTLVGMYFVIAGWGYEERQRAALTFFLYTLLGSLPLLLAILALYLGSDPRTFDMRAYIDSPPLSGLAAMLALVAMLVTFSVKMPVFPVHTWLPLAHTEAPTAGSVILAGVLLKLGTYGLVRFALQMTPDAFRAAAPYVAALAVFSALYGAFVALAQTDLKRLVAYTSVNHMGYVALGVAVAAASTDPGVRALALDGAVLQMVSHGFVTGALFLLVGMLQERAHTREVGRFGGLLRVVPGLGWAFVLAAFASLGLPGLAHFPAEFQIFLGTFYVYPAAVVVILGIAITAGLYLRAIQLSFLGEPSEAWGGMKDLGAREWLAAAPLLFLTVLIGVAPFVVLEVVHATTRALLP
- a CDS encoding NADH-quinone oxidoreductase subunit N, which codes for MRTGRDLALLAPEIAVLLTAVGALVFEMLRLPKVPLPFTVIGLLVATGLTVPLLGTETTAFMDTFRVDPLSIWAKLTLLPATALCAVLAYPEIKGTDREGTVYALLSFTAIGALALAGAGDAMFLVLGVLLSSLGSFALVAYPRDDRATEAAMKYLVFGSVTGAVMIFGLTYWYGATGSTLISELGRLEGNALPAAAGLVALLVGLGYKAAVAPFHFWAPDAYDGAPVSVAAFLSVVPKVGAIFALAQVARDLPTGGAFGWPLVIAALAVVSMTYGNLAALVQENVVRLLAYSSIAQSGYFLLGIVAVGESELAVPSLAVFAAAYAAMNLGAFAVVARAGRDLRDFAGLGRAAPAAGAAMVVFLISLVGVPPLGGFVGKFLLFGAAMNADFAWLAVVAILNSVLSLGVYLRIVVPMYGPPKGARSAGRPSRGPARSVAAVWAVALGATVGLGLAAQLLLGRIS